One segment of Mastomys coucha isolate ucsf_1 unplaced genomic scaffold, UCSF_Mcou_1 pScaffold23, whole genome shotgun sequence DNA contains the following:
- the Atp5mg gene encoding ATP synthase subunit g, mitochondrial, translating to MAKFIRNFAEKAPSMVAAAVTYSKPRLATFWHYAKVELVPPTPGEIPTAIQSMKKIIQSAKTGSFKHLTVKEAVLNGLVATEVWMWFYIGEIIGKRGIVGYDV from the exons ATGGCTAAGTTCATCCGTAACTTCGCGGAGAAGGCACCGTCGATGGTGGCCG ctgCTGTGACTTACTCGAAGCCTCGATTGGCCACATTTTGGCACTACGCCAAGGTTGAGCTCGTTCCCCCAACCCCTGGTGAAATCCCTACAGCTATTCAgagcatgaaaaaaataattcagagtGCTAAAACTGGTAGCTTCAAACACCTTACAGTTAAG gaagCTGTGCTGAATGGTTTGGTGGCCACTGAGGTGTGGATGTGGTTTTATATCGGAGAGATCATAGGCAAACGTGGCATTGTTGGCTATGATGTTTGA